A stretch of Deinococcus radiotolerans DNA encodes these proteins:
- a CDS encoding DdrH, giving the protein MTNPYAEWFEQLRSEYGEQLRAMPLPDGLPEHLRNLINQHDEDAIQFMIKLAWQFGAQVGYAAGSRQGDTPAASIPSTPRVQA; this is encoded by the coding sequence ATGACGAACCCCTACGCCGAGTGGTTCGAGCAGCTCCGCAGCGAATACGGGGAGCAGCTCCGCGCCATGCCGCTGCCCGATGGTCTGCCCGAGCATCTGCGCAACCTCATCAATCAGCACGACGAGGACGCCATTCAGTTCATGATCAAGCTCGCCTGGCAGTTCGGCGCGCAGGTTGGCTACGCCGCCGGCAGTCGGCAGGGCGACACACCTGCCGCCAGTATCCCCAGCACACCCCGCGTTCAGGCCTAA
- a CDS encoding HesB/IscA family protein codes for MTATTTTDTIGGVPAPEISISEFGAQKALGILANSGKENAGVRVFIKSGGCSGYQYGMAIDDRELEGDLIVVDRGVKLLVDRMSLPLLRGSEVDFVENMMGGGFTVHNPNATSACGCGSSFRTDGAQTPDGEGAGGCSSH; via the coding sequence ATGACTGCGACCACCACCACCGACACCATCGGCGGCGTTCCCGCCCCTGAAATCAGCATCAGCGAATTCGGCGCGCAGAAAGCGCTGGGTATCCTCGCCAACAGCGGCAAGGAGAACGCCGGTGTGCGCGTGTTTATCAAGAGTGGCGGCTGCAGCGGCTACCAGTACGGCATGGCCATCGACGACCGTGAACTTGAAGGTGACCTGATCGTCGTGGACCGCGGTGTGAAACTGCTTGTGGACCGCATGAGCCTGCCCCTGCTGCGGGGCAGCGAGGTGGACTTCGTAGAGAACATGATGGGCGGCGGCTTCACCGTCCACAACCCCAATGCCACCTCCGCATGCGGCTGCGGTTCCTCCTTCCGCACGGACGGGGCACAGACCCCCGACGGGGAAGGCGCCGGTGGGTGCAGCAGCCACTGA